The Chrysoperla carnea chromosome X, inChrCarn1.1, whole genome shotgun sequence genome includes a region encoding these proteins:
- the LOC123302360 gene encoding AP-1 complex subunit mu-1, whose protein sequence is MSISAIYILDVKGKVLISHNYRGDLETNVIEKFMPLLMEKEEEGLLTPILQTNDCTFAYIKTNNLFIVSTTKKNANIALVFVFLHKIVRVMMEYFKELEEESIRDNFVVIYELMDELLDFGYPQTTDSKILQEYIMQEGHKLEIQPRIPLAVTNAVSWRSEGIKYRKNEVFLDVIESVNLLANANGNVLRSEIVGAIKMRVYLSGMPELRLGLNDKVLFESTGRGKSKSVELEDVKFHQCVRLSRFENDRTISFIPPDGEFELMSYRLNTHVKPLIWIESVIERHAHSRVEYMIKAKSQFKRRSTANNVEIVIPVPADADSPKFQTTVGSVKYAPEQNAITWSIKSFPGGKEYLMRAHFGLPSVECEDIEGKPPIQVKFEIPYFTTSGIQVRYLKIIEKSGYQALPWVRYITQNGDYQLRTN, encoded by the coding sequence ATGTCAATATCAGCCATATATATCCTTGATGTAAAAGGGAAAGTGTTAATATCTCATAATTATCGTGGTGATTTAGAAACaaatgttattgaaaaatttatgccTTTATTGATGGAAAAGGAAGAGGAAGGTTTACTTACACCCATATTACAAACAAATGATTGTACATTtgcatatattaaaacaaataatttatttattgtatcaaCGACTAAAAAGAATGCCAATATTGcattagtttttgtatttttgcataaaattgttCGTGTTATGatggaatattttaaagaacTTGAAGAAGAAAGTATTCGTGATAATTTTGTTGTAATCTACGAATTAATGGATGAATTATTAGATTTTGGTTATCCACAAACGACTGATAGTAAAATCTTACAAGAATATATCATGCAAGAAGGCCATAAACTTGAAATACAGCCACGTATACCCTTAGCTGTAACAAATGCAGTATCTTGGCGTTCTGAAGGTATCAAATATCGTAAGAATGAAGTATTTTTGGATGTTATCGAATCAGTGAATCTATTAGCAAACGCCAATGGTAATGTGTTACGTAGTGAAATTGTTGGTGCAATCAAAATGCGTGTTTATTTATCTGGCATGCCAGAATTACGTTTAGGATTAAACGATAAAGTATTATTTGAATCAACCGGTCgtggaaaatcaaaatcagtggAACTTGAAGATGTGAAATTTCATCAGTGTGTACGATTATCACGATTTGAAAACGATCGTACCATATCATTCATACCACCTGACGGTGAGTTTGAATTAATGTCATATCGATTAAACACCCATGTAAAACCGTTAATATGGATTGAATCGGTAATTGAAAGGCATGCCCATAGTCGTGTTGAATATATGATTAAAGCGAAATCACAATTTAAGCGACGTTCAACTGCAAATAATGTGGAAATTGTCATTCCGGTACCAGCTGATGCCGATTCACCGAAATTCCAGACTACCGTTGGCAGTGTAAAATATGCACCAGAACAAAATGCGATTACATGGAGTATTAAATCATTTCCCGGTGGTAAGGAGTATTTAATGCGTGCACATTTTGGATTACCGAGCGTGGAATGTGAGGATATTGAAGGGAAACCTCCAATtcaagtaaaatttgaaataccgTATTTTACAACGTCCGGAATTCAAGtacgatatttaaaaattattgaaaagagtGGGTATCAAGCGTTGCCATGGGTACGATATATCACACAAAATGGAGATTATCAACTAAGAACTAACtaa
- the LOC123302981 gene encoding F-box/WD repeat-containing protein 9-like, translating into MDEKYQENCTTSILDLPTEVLLKIFHMVDVETAHKSLYNVCQRFRIILDDQIFWKQYFYNLYGKKSHMVSYVSDDEIDWHNILYESNHRETQWTNYSDNFRSFLLHTVHYAPVDSIHLMENGSLVVSGSRDRGIALCNLSYARRVPEDAHLIDLSHVLLKPDAHGGWVWSIKSVDRDLYTGSWDNTIKVWSLDNGSVQQKCQFNGQQAVLSLSAKETLLAAGLWGKQIKLFDVRVGLECIHQYHIHNRAVLDVIIYGNYIISASEDRTVGIYDQRAQKKITNIPIRPPTKVIQGETNNNSMPLKICCKPNVIYVGDTKGMMHVIHPKLFKQMAKFEVTNEKVTGVAYETGMLATISTDNRIRISRPVNPILHYADFESNVSTPVSLDYYNDVMAVGGTNSVQVWIPKNSTILHPTI; encoded by the exons ATGGATGAAAAATATCAAGAGAATTGTACAACATCGATATTAGATCTTCCAACAGAA gtattattaaaaatttttcatatggtTGATGTTGAAACAGCTCATAAATCGTTATACAATGTTTGTCAACGATTTCGAATTATTTTAGacgatcaaattttttggaaacaatatttttataatttatatgggAAAAAATCCCATATGGTTTCTTATG TTTCTGATGATGAAATCGATTGGCACAATATATTATACGAATCAAATCATCGTGAAACACAATGGACTAATTATTCGGACAATTTTCGATCGTTCTTACTACATACAGTTCATTATGCACCAGTTGATAGTATACATTTAATGGAG AACGGTAGTTTAGTGGTATCTGGATCACGGGATCGTGGTATAGCATTATGTAATTTATCATATGCACGACGTGTACCAGAAGATGCTCATCTAATTGATTTATCACATGTGTTATTAAAGCCTGATGCACACGGTGGTTGGGTCTGGTCAATAAAATCCGTTGATCGTGATTTGTACACTGGATCCTGGgataatacaataaaagtatGGTCGTTGGATAATGGTTCTGTTCAACAGAAATGCCAATTTAA TGGACAGCAAGCAGTGCTTAGTTTATCAGCTAAAGAAACTTTATTGGCTGCTGGCTTATGGGGTAAACAAATTAAGCTGTTTGATGTTCGAGTTGGTCTCGAGTGTATACATCAGTATCATATTCATAATCGTGCTGTGTTAGACGTCATAATCTATGGTAATTATATAATATCGGCGAGTGAGGATCGAACAGTTGGTATCTATGATCAACGTGCTCAGAAAAAAATCACCAATATTCCTATACGGCCACCGACGAAAGTG aTTCAAGGAGAAACTAACAACAATTCAATGCCATTAAAAATTTGCTGTAAACCAAATGTGATTTATGTGGGTGATACGAAGGGTATGATGCATGTGATACATCCAAAACTATTTAAACAAATGGCCAAATTTGAGGTAACTAATGAAAAAGTAACCGGTGTTGCGTATGAAACTGGTATGCTTGCCACAATCAGTACTGATAATCGTATACGTATTAGTCGACCAGTAAATCCTATATTACATTATGCTGATTTCGAGAGTAACGTTTCAACACCTGTCTCA CTTGATTATTATAATGACGTAATGGCTGTTGGTGGAACCAATTCCGTCCAAGTATGGATACCAAAGAATAGTACAATTCTACATCCAACAATTTAA